In Alphaproteobacteria bacterium, a single genomic region encodes these proteins:
- the tuf gene encoding elongation factor Tu (EF-Tu; promotes GTP-dependent binding of aminoacyl-tRNA to the A-site of ribosomes during protein biosynthesis; when the tRNA anticodon matches the mRNA codon, GTP hydrolysis results; the inactive EF-Tu-GDP leaves the ribosome and release of GDP is promoted by elongation factor Ts; many prokaryotes have two copies of the gene encoding EF-Tu), which yields MVMPGDNISMAVELIAPIAMDKGLRFAIREGGRTVGAGVVADIIE from the coding sequence AGATGGTGATGCCGGGGGACAACATCTCGATGGCGGTCGAGCTGATCGCGCCGATCGCCATGGACAAGGGCCTGCGTTTCGCCATCCGAGAGGGCGGCCGAACCGTCGGCGCCGGCGTCGTCGCCGATATCATCGAATAG